The following are encoded in a window of Ricinus communis isolate WT05 ecotype wild-type chromosome 4, ASM1957865v1, whole genome shotgun sequence genomic DNA:
- the LOC125369722 gene encoding uncharacterized protein LOC125369722 isoform X1: MYLQAYQYALEPLNGKKIWHEIIEAPVHPPPFKMMPRRPKVNIKKAVDEKERDPNKLSRNGIRMQCRICYAYGHNKRGCPRKDNPPSFKDILENQRSRRRTRCPPAPKSNVTNIDVPNQTTVGNVEAAPSQSKPPYDKRTVAKERIWAKKGYGLHISTETGNMYLRMLRERNVRTVSGYTETATAARQSRKRSDTQR, from the exons ATGTACTTACAAGCTTATCAATATGCCCTTGAACCTTTAAATGGCAAGAAGATATGGCATGAGATCATTGAGGCACCAGTGCATCCACCACCATTCAAAATGATGCCAAGAAGACCTAAGGTGAACATAAAGAAAGCTgttgatgaaaaagaaagggatCCAAACAAATTAAGTAGAAATGGAATCAGGATGCAGTGTAGAATTTGCTATGCATATGGACACAATAAAAGAGGGTGCCCAAGAAAGGATAATCCACCTTCATTTAAAGATATTCTGGAAAATcag AGAAGTAGAAGGAGAACTAGATGTCCACCAGCTCCTAAAAGTAATGTTACCAATATTGATGTACCAAATCAGACCACAGTTGGAAATGTAGAAGCTGCTCCTTCACAATCCAAACCACCATATGATAAGAGAACAGTTgccaaagaaagaatttgg GCTAAAAAAGGATATGGCCTGCACATATCCACAGAGACTGGTAATATGTATTTAAGA ATGCTAAGGGAAAGGAATGTGAGGACTGTTAGTGGTTATACAGAAACAGCAACAGCAGCAAGGCAATCCAGAAAGAGGTCTGACACCCAAAGATAA
- the LOC8289511 gene encoding probable terpene synthase 2 — MNKMSAQTLAISNLNPNTTRHLASFHPNIWGDRFLSCAAESTDIEDDMEQQVERLKEEVKKMIASADEPSQILNLIDLLQRLGVSYHFEKEIEEALQQVLNMNSDSDKDDDLHSVALRFRLLREQGLNVSCDVFNKFRDRNGHFIQTLKTDLQGMLSLYEAAHFRVHGEGILDDALAFTTTYLESIVPNLSPPLAAQISRTLRQPLRKSLARVEARHFISIYQEDTSHNEVLLTFAKLDFNLLQKLHQKELKYISLWWKDLDFVNKLPFTRDRVVEGYFWILGVYFESQYHRARMFLTKVINVVSVIDDIYDAYGTLEELVVFTLDAINRWDIDCIDQLPEYMKVCYKALLNVYEEIERALSEQGRSYRLHYAKEAMKKLAQAYLVEANWMNKNYVPTMDEYMSIALVSCAYPMLTVTSFVGMGDIATKEVFDWASNDPKIVRAASIICRLMDDIVSHEFEQKRGHIASSVECYMKQNGV; from the exons ATGAACAAAATGTCGGCTCAAACTTTGGCAATTTCGAATTTAAACCCCAATACTACTCGTCACTTGGCGAGTTTTCATCCGAATATTTGGGGAGATCGCTTTCTTTCATGTGCTGCTGAATCCACG GATATTGAGGATGATATGGAGCAACAAGTTGAGAGATTAAAGGAGGAAGTGAAAAAGATGATTGCTTCTGCTGATGAACCCTCACAAATTCTCAATCTGATTGATCTTCTCCAACGATTAGGTGTGTCTTACcattttgaaaaagagattGAGGAAGCATTGCAGCAAGTGTTGAATATGAACAGTGATTCTGACAAGGATGATGACCTTCATAGTGTCGCTCTCCGATTTCGATTACTTAGAGAACAAGGCCTCAATGTCTCTTGTG ATGTTTTTAACAAGTTCAGGGATCGAAATGGGCACTTCATTCAGACGCTCAAGACTGATCTCCAGGGAATGTTGAGCTTGTATGAAGCTGCACATTTCAGAGTCCATGGAGAAGGCATCCTTGACGACGCACTTGCTTTCACTACCACTTATCTGGAGTCCATAGTCCCCAATTTAAGCCCTCCTCTTGCAGCCCAAATCAGTCGCACCTTAAGGCAACCGCTGAGAAAGAGCTTGGCGAGAGTGGAGGCAAGACATTTTATCTCCATTTACCAAGAAGATACTTCCCACAATGAAGTACTACTAACCTTTGCAAAGTTGGACTTCAACCTGTTGCAGAAACTGCACCAGAAGGAGCTAAAATATATCTCATT GTGGTggaaagatttagattttgtaaACAAGCTCCCTTTTACACGAGACAGGGTCGTGGAGGGTTACTTTTGGATATTGGGAGTGTATTTTGAGTCTCAGTACCATCGTGCCAGAATGTTTTTAACTAAAGTAATCAATGTAGTATCAGTAATAGATGATATATATGACGCGTATGGCACACTGGAAGAACTTGTAGTCTTTACTCTTGATGCAATTAACAG GTGGGATATTGATTGCATAGACCAACTCCCCGAGTACATGAAAGTGTGCTACAAAGCACTCTTAAATGTGTATGAAGAAATCGAAAGGGCATTATCAGAGCAAGGAAGATCTTACCGCCTTCATTATGCCAAAGAAGCA ATGAAGAAGCTTGCCCAAGCATACTTGGTTGAAGCCAATTGGATGAACAAAAATTATGTACCAACAATGGATGAGTATATGAGCATTGCTTTGGTATCTTGTGCCTACCCTATGCTTACAGTTACATCTTTTGTTGGCATGGGTGATATTGCAACAAAGGAGGTCTTTGACTGGGCTTCTAATGACCCTAAAATTGTGAGAGCTGCATCTATCATTTGTAGGTTGATGGATGACATTGTATCCCATGAG TTCGAGCAGAAAAGAGGGCATATTGCATCTAGTGTTGAGTGCTATATGAAGCAAAATGGTGTCTGA
- the LOC125369722 gene encoding uncharacterized protein LOC125369722 isoform X2 — translation MYLQAYQYALEPLNGKKIWHEIIEAPVHPPPFKMMPRRPKVNIKKAVDEKERDPNKLSRNGIRMQCRICYAYGHNKRGCPRKDNPPSFKDILENQRSRRRTRCPPAPKSNVTNIDVPNQTTVGNVEAAPSQSKPPYDKRTVAKERIWMLRERNVRTVSGYTETATAARQSRKRSDTQR, via the exons ATGTACTTACAAGCTTATCAATATGCCCTTGAACCTTTAAATGGCAAGAAGATATGGCATGAGATCATTGAGGCACCAGTGCATCCACCACCATTCAAAATGATGCCAAGAAGACCTAAGGTGAACATAAAGAAAGCTgttgatgaaaaagaaagggatCCAAACAAATTAAGTAGAAATGGAATCAGGATGCAGTGTAGAATTTGCTATGCATATGGACACAATAAAAGAGGGTGCCCAAGAAAGGATAATCCACCTTCATTTAAAGATATTCTGGAAAATcag AGAAGTAGAAGGAGAACTAGATGTCCACCAGCTCCTAAAAGTAATGTTACCAATATTGATGTACCAAATCAGACCACAGTTGGAAATGTAGAAGCTGCTCCTTCACAATCCAAACCACCATATGATAAGAGAACAGTTgccaaagaaagaatttgg ATGCTAAGGGAAAGGAATGTGAGGACTGTTAGTGGTTATACAGAAACAGCAACAGCAGCAAGGCAATCCAGAAAGAGGTCTGACACCCAAAGATAA